The proteins below come from a single Pristiophorus japonicus isolate sPriJap1 chromosome 18, sPriJap1.hap1, whole genome shotgun sequence genomic window:
- the LOC139229027 gene encoding procathepsin L-like gives MELSLFVTCIMTVVSLASADPTRQGDQETWQKTYGKGHSRMIFQELGQLLSKEISNEMPKYVDQILSDAGLEELTSIPDEKDWRVNGYVSDVKNQGHCASCWAFTAAATLEGQLFNNTNNLITLSEQNLVDCAHSYKNKGCNAGWVHHAYKYIRDNGIEASSMYPYTAKKGDCSFTLADSVGSLIGYGELKRTTEAEIMKIVAKHGPISVSVFMSEAFLQFTGTDIFDDPYCNQKPNHVATLVGYVNKATEKYWIIKNSWGKSWGNDGFMKMIMGKNMCGITHLCHYPIVA, from the exons ATGGAGCTTTCTCTCTTTGTGACGTGCATCATGACAGTTGTCTCCCTGGCCTCGGCTGACCCGACAAGACAGGGTGATCAGGAAACCTGGCAGAAAACTTATGGGAAGGGCCACTCTCGTATG ATATTCCAGGAGCTCGGGCAATTGTTGAGTAAGGAGATTTCAAATGAAATGCCCAAATATGTGGACCAGATTCTGTCAGATGCTGGTCTGGAGGAGCTGACTTCTATTCCAGATGAGAAGGATTGGCGTGTCAATGGTTATGTTAGCGACGTAAAGAACCAG GGTCACTGCGCCTCCTGCTGGGCGTTTACTGCAGCTGCGACATTGGAAGGACAACTGTTCAATAACACGAATAATCTCATCACACTCAGCGAGCAAAACCTTGTGGACTGTGCTCACAGCTATAAAAATAAAGGGTGCAATGCAGGGTGGGTGCACCACGCATATAAATATATACGGGACAATGGCATTGAAGCTAGCAGCATGTACCCCTACACGGCAAAG AAGGGCGATTGCTCATTCACTTTGGCAGACTCTGTTGGCTCGCTCATTGGTTACGGAGAACTTAAACGGACGACCGAGGCAGAAATAATGAAGATAGTGGCAAAACATGGACCAATTTCCGTCTCTGTTTTCATGTCAGAAGCGTTCTTGCAGTTTACAGGCACAG ATATCTTTGATGATCCTTATTGCAACCAGAAACCTAACCATGTTGCGACATTAGTGGGATATGTGAATAAGGCTACAGAAAAATATTGGATCATTAAAAACAG ctggggaaaaagctggggtaatGATGGTTTCATGAAGATGATTATGGGCAAGAACATGTGTGGCATTACCCACCTTTGCCACTACCCAATAGTCGCGTGA